The following coding sequences lie in one Arthrobacter sp. SLBN-122 genomic window:
- a CDS encoding DnaJ C-terminal domain-containing protein — protein sequence MASQDWVDKDFYKILGVAKDASDADIKKAYRKLARQHHPDTNAGNSASEKKFKDISEAYSVLSDPDERQQYDAIRAMGSGARFAPGGAGATNGGFEDMFGGLFTGNTGRHAGGFNPSAGGIPPEFADLFGGFGGAPGFQRTPQKGADRTASTSISFAGSIRGTTIGLREPSGEVIDVRVPAGIKDGQKVRVRGKGQPGAAGNGDLVVTVAVQPHQFYTRDGDNLRIHVPVTFPEAALGADIEVPTIDGDKVKVRVPAGTPSGRTLRVKGKGVKTSKATGDLLVTIDVAVPKNLNKEAEAAVKAFAEATSSADVREGLAAKARL from the coding sequence TTGGCTAGCCAGGATTGGGTGGACAAGGACTTTTACAAGATCCTTGGTGTTGCCAAGGACGCTTCCGACGCCGACATCAAGAAGGCCTACCGGAAGCTTGCGCGGCAGCACCACCCTGATACAAATGCGGGGAACTCTGCTTCCGAGAAGAAGTTCAAGGACATCTCCGAGGCTTATTCGGTGCTTTCGGATCCGGACGAGCGCCAGCAGTATGACGCCATCCGGGCCATGGGCAGCGGGGCACGGTTTGCCCCGGGCGGCGCGGGCGCCACGAACGGCGGGTTCGAGGACATGTTCGGCGGCCTGTTCACCGGCAACACCGGACGCCACGCCGGCGGGTTCAACCCCTCCGCGGGTGGTATTCCGCCCGAGTTCGCGGACCTCTTTGGCGGCTTCGGCGGAGCCCCCGGGTTCCAGCGCACCCCGCAGAAGGGTGCCGACCGGACCGCTTCCACCAGCATTTCCTTTGCCGGTTCCATCCGCGGCACCACCATCGGCCTGCGTGAACCCAGCGGCGAAGTGATCGATGTCCGGGTTCCCGCCGGCATCAAGGACGGCCAGAAGGTCCGTGTGCGCGGCAAGGGCCAGCCCGGTGCTGCCGGTAACGGTGACCTGGTGGTGACCGTCGCTGTCCAGCCGCACCAGTTCTACACGCGCGACGGCGACAATCTCAGGATCCATGTCCCCGTCACCTTCCCGGAGGCTGCTTTGGGTGCGGACATCGAGGTTCCCACGATCGACGGCGACAAGGTCAAGGTGCGTGTTCCGGCGGGCACGCCGTCCGGCCGCACCCTCCGGGTGAAGGGCAAAGGCGTCAAGACCTCCAAGGCCACCGGCGACCTGCTGGTGACCATCGACGTCGCGGTTCCCAAGAACCTCAACAAGGAAGCCGAGGCTGCGGTCAAGGCGTTCGCCGAGGCAACGTCGTCGGCGGATGTTCGCGAGGGCCTGGCAGCCAAGGCCCGGCTCTAG
- a CDS encoding nucleotide exchange factor GrpE, which translates to MPHHGNEEEHNTSASQQNTQGNGQEPVIRDNRKVDPVTGQARHPEGGQSAPGAGSQAGAADSDGDALAQAEEILNGVDVPAEESVAQGAPAGSGGNAEAAELRNDLLRLQAEYVNYRKRVERDRAVAGEMAVIGVLNSLLPVLDDVDAARQHGDLTDGPFAAIATKLENALKTYGLVRIDETGVEFDPTIHEALIQQPGEDIEVDTVSQVLRSGYKSGDRVLRAAQVIVAVPA; encoded by the coding sequence ATGCCGCACCACGGTAACGAGGAAGAGCACAACACATCCGCAAGCCAGCAGAACACGCAGGGCAACGGCCAGGAGCCGGTCATCCGGGACAACCGCAAGGTTGACCCGGTGACCGGGCAGGCCCGGCACCCGGAGGGCGGCCAGTCCGCCCCCGGGGCCGGTTCCCAGGCCGGGGCAGCAGATTCCGACGGCGACGCGCTGGCCCAGGCCGAGGAGATTCTCAACGGCGTGGACGTGCCGGCCGAGGAATCCGTGGCCCAGGGTGCGCCCGCAGGGTCCGGCGGCAACGCCGAGGCAGCCGAGCTGCGCAACGACCTGCTCCGCCTCCAGGCTGAGTACGTCAACTACCGCAAGCGCGTTGAACGCGACCGCGCCGTGGCAGGGGAAATGGCCGTCATCGGCGTCCTGAACTCCCTGCTCCCGGTCCTGGACGACGTCGACGCCGCCCGGCAGCACGGCGACCTCACCGACGGTCCCTTCGCCGCGATCGCCACCAAACTGGAGAACGCGCTGAAGACCTACGGCCTGGTACGCATCGATGAGACCGGCGTGGAGTTCGATCCCACGATCCACGAGGCCCTGATCCAGCAGCCCGGCGAGGACATCGAGGTTGACACCGTCAGCCAGGTGCTCCGCTCAGGCTACAAGTCAGGCGACCGCGTCCTCCGCGCAGCCCAGGTCATCGTGGCGGTCCCGGCTTAG